Proteins from a genomic interval of Bacteroidales bacterium:
- a CDS encoding lysophospholipid acyltransferase family protein, whose product MHKLIDYILSVVFYISFAVVVLFFHPVQVGAHLLLGERARQRVVTALNFMLLQSMRLVGCRFTFRGFEKIPKGGPVVIVSNHQSMFDVPVLVYGFRRFNPKFISKIELARNYPSISYNLRAGGSALIDRSDRAQAVKEITRVGTLIESTGEAVCIFPEGTRSKTARMKSFMPAGLSALLHAAPSALIVPFAIDGHNHLIKYGAFPLHTFQRITYTVLDPIEPSQFPDLEIVKIVEDRIREVLEG is encoded by the coding sequence ATGCACAAACTTATAGATTATATTTTATCGGTAGTATTTTACATTTCCTTCGCGGTGGTGGTGTTGTTTTTTCACCCGGTGCAGGTGGGAGCGCACTTGTTGTTGGGCGAGCGTGCAAGGCAGCGGGTGGTGACAGCGCTCAACTTTATGCTGCTACAGTCGATGCGCTTAGTAGGCTGCCGGTTCACTTTTCGTGGATTTGAAAAAATCCCCAAGGGCGGGCCTGTTGTCATTGTTTCTAATCATCAAAGTATGTTCGACGTCCCGGTTTTAGTGTATGGCTTCCGGCGGTTCAACCCAAAGTTTATCAGTAAGATCGAACTGGCGCGCAATTATCCCAGTATCTCCTACAATCTTCGTGCGGGTGGGTCGGCGTTGATCGACCGCAGCGACCGCGCCCAAGCCGTAAAAGAAATCACCAGGGTAGGAACGCTTATCGAAAGTACGGGCGAAGCAGTGTGTATATTTCCGGAGGGTACGCGAAGCAAAACCGCCAGGATGAAGTCGTTTATGCCCGCCGGCCTAAGTGCATTGCTGCATGCCGCCCCTTCGGCACTTATCGTTCCTTTTGCCATCGACGGTCATAACCACCTGATAAAGTATGGCGCCTTTCCGTTGCATACCTTTCAGCGGATAACTTATACCGTTCTCGATCCCATCGAACCCAGCCAGTTTCCTGATCTGGAGATTGTAAAAATTGTCGAAGACAGGATTCGGGAGGTGTTGGAGGGATAG
- a CDS encoding bifunctional GNAT family N-acetyltransferase/carbon-nitrogen hydrolase family protein, which produces MAPIENIELSFLTLDDYQQLKEATLASYTHMPNAFWGREYLQRLIERFPEGQVVIKVNQQIAGGALSIIVDYESFDEHHTYREITGNYTFDTHLPDGDVLYGIDIFIKPEFRGLRLGRRLYDYRKDLAERLNLRGVAFGGRIPEYHKYADTLTPKEYINKVKQKEIYDPVLNFQLSNDFHVAKVLKNYLEGDKESNEYAVLLEWDNIYYTKKRKVAAVQKKVVRLGLVQWQMRHYKNLDELLSQVEYFVDAVAAYRSDFALFPEFFNAPLMADNNHLSQPEALRELAAHTPEILRRFCELAIAYNINIITGSMPEMRDERPYNNGYLCRRDGTTERYEKLHITPGERNIWGWGKGEQLKVFDTDCGKIGILICYDVEFPELSRLLALEGMEILFVPFLTDTQDGYARVRNCARARAIENECYVAIAGSVGNLPKVHNMDTRYAQSMVLTPCDFSFPPNGIKAQATPNTEMILVADVDIHLLRELHRFGTVRNLEDRRTDIFDLKKTQKP; this is translated from the coding sequence ATGGCCCCGATCGAAAACATAGAATTATCGTTTCTTACGCTCGACGATTATCAGCAACTCAAAGAAGCTACCCTGGCATCCTACACACACATGCCCAACGCTTTTTGGGGACGTGAATATTTGCAGCGTCTCATCGAGCGGTTTCCCGAAGGGCAGGTGGTAATAAAAGTAAATCAACAAATTGCCGGCGGTGCACTCTCCATTATCGTCGACTACGAGAGTTTTGATGAACATCATACCTATCGCGAAATCACCGGCAACTACACTTTCGACACGCACCTGCCGGATGGCGACGTGCTGTATGGTATCGATATTTTTATAAAACCAGAGTTCAGAGGATTGCGCCTGGGACGCCGACTTTACGATTACCGGAAAGACCTCGCCGAGCGGCTCAACCTGCGTGGAGTAGCCTTTGGCGGTCGCATCCCTGAATATCACAAATATGCCGACACGCTTACGCCCAAAGAATACATCAACAAGGTGAAGCAAAAGGAGATTTACGATCCGGTGCTAAACTTTCAGCTCTCTAACGATTTTCATGTGGCCAAGGTGCTGAAAAATTACCTGGAGGGCGACAAAGAATCCAACGAATACGCGGTGCTGCTGGAGTGGGACAACATCTATTACACCAAAAAACGCAAGGTGGCTGCTGTGCAAAAAAAGGTAGTTCGGCTGGGACTTGTGCAATGGCAAATGCGGCATTACAAAAATCTGGACGAACTTTTATCCCAAGTCGAATATTTTGTGGATGCAGTGGCGGCCTACCGCAGCGACTTCGCTTTGTTTCCGGAGTTTTTTAATGCCCCGCTCATGGCCGACAACAATCACCTGTCGCAGCCCGAAGCGCTGCGCGAGCTGGCTGCACATACACCGGAAATCCTGCGCCGCTTTTGCGAGCTGGCCATCGCCTACAACATCAACATCATCACCGGCAGCATGCCCGAGATGCGCGACGAACGGCCTTACAACAATGGCTACCTCTGTCGCCGCGACGGCACCACCGAACGCTACGAAAAGCTACACATCACGCCCGGCGAGCGCAACATTTGGGGATGGGGAAAAGGCGAGCAGCTTAAGGTTTTTGATACCGATTGCGGAAAAATCGGCATCCTGATTTGTTATGATGTAGAGTTTCCGGAGCTGAGCCGGCTGCTGGCACTCGAAGGTATGGAGATACTTTTTGTGCCTTTTCTCACCGACACCCAGGACGGATATGCAAGAGTTCGCAACTGTGCCCGTGCCCGTGCCATCGAAAACGAATGTTATGTGGCCATCGCGGGCAGCGTAGGCAACTTGCCCAAAGTACACAACATGGACACGCGTTATGCCCAATCGATGGTACTCACCCCCTGCGACTTCTCGTTCCCGCCCAACGGCATCAAAGCCCAGGCAACGCCCAACACTGAAATGATATTGGTGGCCGACGTCGACATCCATCTGCTTCGCGAACTTCACCGCTTCGGCACCGTGCGCAACCTGGAAGACAGGAGAACGGATATATTCGATTTAAAAAAAACCCAGAAACCTTGA
- a CDS encoding class I SAM-dependent methyltransferase, protein MSKAAKLFKAIRLLVRQPSLLNHVIDTDDNWRRHVDKLHHFAQGLPVVELTTITGASKGEVPIFAFLDGGSLPTDHFLLQQLAAGIEGCRYFEIGTWRGESVANVAPHAAHCTTLNLSDEQMREVGMSEDYIDLIGFFSNHLPNITHLRGDTSHFDFAGLNQKYDLIFIDGDHHYEMVKNDTQKVFANLLHDRSIVVWHDYARNPETPRFDVFAGILDGLPPHLHHNLYHAGNTLSAVYSPLKYKTHTLQNPVRPAHYFSVGLNITPAMPGKSER, encoded by the coding sequence ATGTCGAAAGCCGCGAAATTATTCAAAGCCATCCGTTTGCTGGTGCGCCAGCCTTCATTGCTCAATCACGTCATCGACACCGACGACAATTGGCGCCGGCATGTCGACAAGCTGCATCATTTTGCCCAAGGCTTGCCGGTGGTAGAACTTACCACCATTACGGGTGCATCGAAGGGCGAGGTTCCGATTTTTGCTTTTCTCGATGGCGGCTCGCTGCCTACCGATCATTTCCTACTTCAACAACTGGCTGCCGGAATCGAAGGGTGCCGATATTTCGAAATAGGCACGTGGCGCGGCGAAAGCGTGGCCAACGTAGCTCCACATGCTGCACACTGCACCACACTCAACCTTTCGGATGAGCAAATGCGAGAGGTGGGGATGAGTGAGGATTATATTGACTTAATCGGTTTTTTCTCTAACCACCTACCCAACATCACCCATTTGCGCGGCGACACCTCCCATTTTGATTTCGCGGGTCTCAATCAGAAATATGATTTGATTTTCATCGATGGCGATCATCACTATGAGATGGTGAAAAATGATACGCAGAAAGTCTTTGCCAATCTGTTGCACGATCGAAGCATTGTGGTATGGCACGATTATGCACGTAATCCCGAAACCCCGCGTTTTGATGTTTTTGCCGGCATCCTCGACGGGCTACCACCACATCTTCACCATAATCTCTATCACGCCGGCAACACACTTTCGGCTGTATATTCGCCTTTAAAATACAAAACGCACACGTTGCAAAATCCTGTCCGGCCGGCTCATTATTTCAGCGTCGGCCTAAACATTACACCAGCTATGCCCGGAAAATCGGAAAGATAA